In Lacerta agilis isolate rLacAgi1 chromosome 1, rLacAgi1.pri, whole genome shotgun sequence, the following proteins share a genomic window:
- the SLC35F4 gene encoding solute carrier family 35 member F4 encodes MDVKAAPNGVATIEDRILRITGYYGYYPGYSSQKSASRSSVVRCKPGANCPNTQSGLRRQHSPLSAVEDSAAPILELQSRSPSGFCRHGRGERQNRSGEDGTQGHGENGSQESHVQTRCESCTSTFLKIVWGFLIILSVSSSWVGTTQIVKITYKNFDYPFFMTWFSTNWNIMFFPVYYSGHLATAQEKQSPIKKFRECSRIFGEDGLTLKLFLKRTAPFSILWTLTNYLYLLALKKLTATDVSALFCCNKAFVFLLSWIVLKDRFMGVRIVAAIMAITGIVMMAYADGFQGDSIIGVAYAVGSASMLALYKVLFKMFLGSANFGEAAHFISTLGFFNLVFLSFTPIILYFTKVEYWSPFSAVPWGYLCGIAGLWLAFNILVNVGVVLTYPILISIGTLLSVPGNAAVDLLKREVIFSVVRLGATTIICLGFLLMLLPEEWDEITLRFINSLKEKKGEDHPEDVTDSSAHFRSRSRVNGTVSIPLA; translated from the exons GTGCCTCCCGATCCTCTGTCGTCCGATGCAAGCCGGGAGCCAACTGCCCCAACACGCAGAGTGGCCTCCGCAGGCAACATTCCCCCTTGTCTGCCGTTGAAGATTCTGCTGCTCCCATTCTAGAGCTGCAGAGTCGAAGTCCCTCCGGATTTTGCCGGCACGGCAGAGGAGAGAGGCAGAACAGATCAG GGGAAGACGGGACCCAAGGCCACGGGGAAAATGGCAGCCAGGAGAGCCATGTGCAGACCCGGTGCGAGTCCTGTACGTCCACGTTCCTCAAGATTGTCTGGGGATTTCTGATCATCCTCTCCGTCTCCTCCTCCTGGGTCGGAACAACGCAGATTGTGAAAATCACATACAAGAACTTTGATTACCCGTTTTTCATGACTTGGTTTTCCACAAACTGGAACATTATGTTTTTCCCGGTGTATTATTCCGGGCATCTTGCAACGGCGCAGGAAAAGCAATCTCCAATCAAAAAATTCAG GGAATGCAGTCGGATCTTTGGCGAGGATGGTCTGACGCTGAAACTCTTTCTTAAAAGGACAGCTCCCTTTTCTATTCTCTGGACTTTGACCAATTACCTTTACTTGCTGGCTTTGAAGAAGCTGACAGCCACGGACGTCTCGGCCCTATTCTGTTGCAACAAAGCCTTTGTCTTCCTGCTCTCGTGGATTGTACTGAAGGACAGGTTCATGGGTGTAAGG ATAGTTGCTGCAATCATGGCCATCACCGGCATCGTCATGATGGCGTACGCAGATGGTTTTCAGGGCGATTCGATTATCGGGGTCGCGTATGCCGTTGGGTCTGCGTCGATGTTGGCCCTGTATAAG gtTCTGTTCAAGATGTTCCTTGGGAGCGCAAACTTTGGGGAAGCGGCCCATTTCATTTCTACCCTTGGCTTTTTCAACTTGGTCTTCCTCTCCTTTACACCGATCATCCTGTATTTCACCAAGGTGGAGTACTGGTCTCCCTTCTCGGCCGTTCCCTGGGGCTACCTGTGCGGAATAGCCGGCCTCTGGCTAG CTTTCAACATCCTGGTGAACGTCGGAGTTGTGCTTACGTACCCCATCTTAATATCTATCGGGACGTTGCTCAGTGTTCCTGGCAATGCAG CTGTCGATCTTCTCAAACGCGAGGTGATCTTCAGCGTGGTCCGTTTGGGGGCCACCACCATCATCTGCCTCGGGTTCCTGCTGATGCTCCTTCCCGAGGAATGGGACGAGATCACTCTGCGATTCATCAACAGCCTGAAGGAGAAGAAGGGTGAAGACCACCCCGAGGACGTCACAGATTCGAGTGCCCACTTCCGGAGCAGAAGCCGAGTCAACGGGACTGTGTCTATACCGCTGGCTTAG